From Eptesicus fuscus isolate TK198812 chromosome 22, DD_ASM_mEF_20220401, whole genome shotgun sequence, a single genomic window includes:
- the MRPL30 gene encoding 39S ribosomal protein L30, mitochondrial, with protein MAGILRSVVQRPPGRLHTVTKGVESLVCTDWIRHKFTKSRIPDSVFQASPEDHEKYGGDPQHPHKLHIVTRIKSIKRRPYWEKDVIKMLGIEKAHTPQVHKNIPSVNAKLKVVKHLIRIKPLKLPQGLPTEEDMAHTCLKSNGELVVRWQLTPVDQKAIKS; from the exons ATGGCCGGGATTTTGCGCTCAGTAGTTCAGAGGCCCCCAGGCAGACTACAC acTGTGACAAAAGGTGTGGAGTCTCTCGTTTGTACAGATTGGATTCGTCATAAATTTACCAAGTCAAGAATTCCAGATTCA GTGTTTCAGGCTTCACCAGAAGATCATGAAAAATATGGTGGGGATCCACAGCACCCTCATAAACTGCATATTGTTACcagaataaaaagtataaaacgcCGTCCATACTGGGAAAAAGATGTAATAAAGATGCTTGGAATAGAAAAG GCGCACACTCCTCAAGTTCACAAGAACATCCCTTCGGTGAACGCAAAACTGAAAGTGGTGAAACATTTGATAAGAATCAAGCCCCTGAAGCTGCCACAAGGACTTCCCACCGAGGAGGACATGGCTCACACCTGCCTCAAGAGCAATGGGGAGTTAGTGGTGCGGTGGCAGCTAACACCCGTGGACCAGAAAGCAATTAAGTCCTAA
- the LOC103304227 gene encoding lipoyltransferase 1, mitochondrial-like: protein MLIPFSKNCLQIFCNFKVPATGFKNTVKRGLILQSLSNDVYQNLAVEDWIHDHVNLESKPILLFWRNSPSVVIGRHQNPWQECNLHLMREKGVKLARRKSGGGTVYHDMGNINLTFFTTKKMYNRMENLKLVVRALNAVQPQLDVQPTKRFDLLLDGQFKISGTASKIGRTTAYHHCTLLYRTDATLLSSLLKSPYQGIRSNATASIPSLVKCLLEKDPTLTCEILTNAIAAEYAACHHIENHINLINPTDETQFPGINSKAKELQTWEWIYSKTPKFSIKTSFNVLHEQSLLEIKVLIDVKNGRIETCNIEAPDHWLPREICDKLNSTFIGSKFCPIETTMLTNVLHGTCPEDDEVHSKWNIVCEKIKGIM from the coding sequence ATGCTGATCCCATTTTCAAAGAATTGCTTACAGATATTTTGTAACTTTAAGGTCCCAGCAACTGgctttaaaaacacagtaaaaagAGGGCTCATTTTACAGTCACTTTCCAATGATGTTTACCAAAACCTGGCTGTGGAAGACTGGATCCATGACCATGTGAACCTAGAAAGCAAGCCGATTCTGTTATTTTGGAGAAATTCTCCCTCCGTTGTAATTGGCAGGCATCAAAATCCTTGGCAGGAATGTAACCTGCATCTGATGAGAGAAAAAGGTGTAAAACTGGCTCGGAGAAAAAGTGGAGGAGGCACAGTTTACCATGACATGGGCAATATCAATTTGACTTTTTTTACAACCAAAAAGATGTATAATAGGATGGAAAATCTGAAGTTAGTTGTGAGAGCTCTGAATGCCGTCCAACCCCAGCTGGATGTGCAGCCTACCAAAAGGTTTGACCTTTTACTTGACGGACAGTTTAAAATCTCAGGAACAGCTTCTAAGATTGGCCGGACTACCGCTTATCACCACTGCACTTTGTTATATCGTACTGATGCGACCCTCTTGTCGTCTTTGCTCAAGAGCCCTTACCAAGGGATCAGGAGCAATGCAACTGCTAGCATACCTTCCTTAGTAAAATGTCTGTTGGAAAAAGACCCCACTCTGACCTGTGAAATACTGACAAATGCTATTGCAGCAGAGTACGCTGCTTGTCATCACATTGAGAATCACATCAACTTGATAAACCCAACAGACGAGACACAGTTTCCTGGAATAAATAGCAAAGCCAAAGAACTGCAAACCTGGGAATGGATCTACAGCAAAACTCCGAAGTTCAGTATAAAAACTTCCTTTAATGTGTTACATGAACAATCACTCTTGGAAATTAAAGTCCTCATAGATGTAAAGAATGGGAGAATTGAGACCTGTAACATTGAAGCACCTGATCATTGGTTGCCACGGGAAATATGTGACAAATTAAATTCAACTTTTATTGGCAGTAAGTTCTGCCCCATTGAAACTACTATGCTAACAAATGTATTACATGGAACATGTCCGGAAGACGATGAAGTACACAGCAAATGGAATATTGTCTGTGAAAAAATTAAGGGAATAATGTGA
- the MITD1 gene encoding MIT domain-containing protein 1 — translation MAKSGLGPDPGGVAAAAVLKRAVELDAESRYQQALVCYQEGIDLLLQVLKGTKDDTKKCNLRKKISDYMDRAENIKKYLDQEKEDGKYHKQIKIEENATGFSYESVFQEYLNETVREVWIEDPYIRHTHQLYNFLRFCEMLIKKPCKVKTIHLLTSLDEGFGKAQQISGLEEIKASLRNHGVLLELEYSSSIHDREIRFNNGWMIKIGRGLDYFKKPQGRFSLGYCDLDLRPCHETTVDIFHNRHTKKI, via the exons ATGGCAAAATCCGGGCTGGGGCCGGACCCCGGGGGCGTCGCTGCAGCCGCTGTGCTCAAACGGGCGGTGGAGCTGGATGCCGAGTCCAGGTACCAGCAGGCTCTAGTGTGCTACCAGGAGGGGATCGACCTGCTGCTGCAGGTTCTCAAAG GCACCAAAGATGATACCAAGAAATGtaatctcagaaaaaaaatttctgacTACATGGATAGAGcagaaaacataaagaaatacTTGGATCAAGAAAAAGAAG ATGGAAAGTATCACAAGCAAATTAAAATAGAGGAGAATGCAACAGGATTCAGTTATGAGTCGGTTTTTCAAGAATACCTTAATGAGACAGTGAGAGAAGTTTGGATAGAAGATCCTTATATTAGACATACTCATCAG CTGTATAACTTTCTTCGGTTTTGTGAGATGCTTATCAAGAAACCATGTAAAGTAAAAACGATTCATCTTCTGACCTCCCTGGATGAA GGCTTTGGGAAAGCACAGCAAATTAGTGGcctggaagaaataaaagcatcactGAGGAATCATGGGGTGCTGTTGGAATTAGAATATTCTTCTTCCATACATGACCGAGAAATTAG GTTCAACAATGGATGGATGATTAAGATTGGAAGGGGACTGGATTATTTTAAGAAACCACAG gGTCGTTTTTCCCTTGGATATTGTGATTTGGATTTAAGACCATGTCATGAAACAACAGTGGACATTTTTCATAACAGGCACACGAAAAAAATATGA